A DNA window from Helianthus annuus cultivar XRQ/B chromosome 15, HanXRQr2.0-SUNRISE, whole genome shotgun sequence contains the following coding sequences:
- the LOC110909752 gene encoding uncharacterized protein LOC110909752 gives MYNGDSLHITLIETLCIVAIQSDNREEFPTIRDQGLEKVLSQSDQVDSSFVTRLPHCQTMVELMGAQVSKPLIATKVAFSPNKILRAYHVYR, from the exons ATGTACAATGGAGATAGTCTGCATATTACATTAATTGAGACCCTTTGCATTGTTGCTATTCAAAGTGACAATCGAGAAGAGTTTCCTACTATCCGTGATCAGGGTTTGGAGAAG GTGTTAAGCCAATCTGATCAGGTGGACTCTTCTTTCGTGACTCGTCTTCCTCATTGTCAG ACCATGGTTGAATTGATGGGGGCACAAGTTTCGAAACCGCTGATTGCAACCAAG GTGGCTTTTTCACCGAACAAGATATTAAGAGCCTACCATGTTTACAG GTGA